Genomic segment of Marinilabiliales bacterium:
GCCTGAGTTTGTAATTTGCGATGTCGATATGCTTCTTACCCTTCCGGAAAATGAATTTGTCTGCGGTATGGCCGAGGTTATCAAGCACGCGCTGATAGAGGACAAAGATCACTTCGAACATCTCGGGAAATACAGTACCAGGATCCTGAGCAGGGACAGGAACGAGATGGAGCAGATAGTCGCCCATTCGGTTGCCATCAAAGCGGCCGTGGTGGAGAGGGACGAGCGCGAGCAGGGGGAGAGGCGGAAGCTTAACCTCGGGCATACCTGGGGGCATGCTGTGGAGACCGTGGCGGGACTGCCGCACGGCGAGGCGGTGGCAGTGGGACTTGCCTTTGCGGCGGGACTCTCGGTCAGCCGCGGCTCCCTTACGGAGGAGGAGAGGGAGAGGATCATAAGACTGCTCGGCATGTATGAACTGCCGGTGGAGACACGGGCCAATCCGGCCGACATATTTGATGTGCTGGTAAAGGACAAGAAACGGGAGGCGGGATCGTTATGGTTCATACTGATGAACGGAATAGGTAATGTATCGATAGAGGCTATAGGAACAGACGAACTTAAAAATTATGCACTGAATGGTACCTGAAACGCCCATGTGCTGATGCACACAAAATAAAATTTATAAAGCATGGGCGTTCCATGGGAATTGAAAAGCTAAATATCCTAACCATGAACTAGTAACATATTGTTAAATAAATTGATAACCATGCTTTATGCACATGAATTCAAAGTTTGCGTTTGCATTGGCAACGTTCCCTTCGATGCCGTGTCGGGCATCCTTGAAAAAGTGGATATGGCCGAGATACGGCTTGACCTTGCCGAGTTTGACGAGTCGCAGATGAAGGCGGTCTTTGAAAGCCATCCCAACCTCATTGCCACCTGCCGCGAGGGCAGGCATGATGATGCCGGAAGGGAGAAAATTCTGAAAAGTGCAATGGAATACGGCGCCGCGTGGGTTGATATTGAAGACGATGCCGGCGGTCAGTGGAAGAAGCGTATGATGGCAGCGGTAAAGGAGAGTCCCGCCCGGCTTATCCTGTCACGTCATTACTATACCCACACGCCCCCGGCTGGTGAATTGCGTACAATAGCCGGAAAGATGTTCGACAGCGGCGCCGACGTGGCAAAGCTGGCGTGCCAGGTGAACAGTCCGGCAGAGGCCGCGGCCATACTCGGGTTATATGACGGCTTTGAGGGACTGGTGGCAATCGGTATGGGACCCCTTGGCGTGATAACCAGGCTGGCGGCCCCTTTTCTGGGTGCACCCTTCACTTTTGCCGCATTTGGCGATAACCTGCCCACTGCCGCCGGACAGATCGAGTACGGCGAGATAACATCGATGATAGAAAGAATATCCGCATATGGTTGACGGTAACAGCCGCCCCCGGCCGGAAAGAAGAGGCGACGGTTACTATGCCGTTTTCGGCAACCCCGTGCTTCACAGCAGGAGTCCCCAGCTCTATAATTCAATGTTCGCCCTTCATGGCATAGATGCTTTCTATACCCGGATACTGACATCCTCGGCCGGCAGGGTGTGTGCACTGATAAGGGGCATGGGACTGGCAGGGGGAAATGTCACCACTCCTTTTAAGGATGGAGTGGTCAGCTGCGTGGACAGCCTGTCGCCCGATGCCCGGCTTATTGGCGCTGTCAACACGATAGTCAGCCGGAATGGTTTGCTGACAGGCTACAATACCGACGGCACGGGAGTTACCGGTGCTCTTCTCGAGGCGGGCCATGACCCGGCAGGTAAGAGATGCATGGTGATTGGCGCCGGAGGTGCAGGGAGGGCTGCTGCAGTTGGACTGGTACGGGCGGGAGCCGATGTTGTTATGGTCAACCGGAATATTGAAAGATTTGCCGGTTTTGCATCCAGGCTGGGCTGCAGGATAGCTGAGCCAGGCGCTGCCGATACTGGCACTGCTGATACTGGTGTTGCCGATACTGGCGCTGCTGATCCGGGCGCAAAGAGTGTCCGGTCCGGCAGCAGCGATGTTGATCCGGGCGCAAAGAGTGTCCGGTCCGGCAGCAGCGATATTCATCCCGGCGATTATGACATAATTGTTGTTACTCTTCCGCCCGGGGTGTTCCCCTTTGACAGGCGGCAGCTACATGAGAGACAGGTCATTCTGGATGCCAATTACCGGCCGGCAGATGTGAGTGGCCCTGCCGGGTGGCCCTGCCGGGTGGTTACAGGCGAACGGTGGTTGCTGCACCAGGCAACGGAAGCTTACAGGCTGTTTACGGGAAGGGCTGCTGATACGAGCGTAATGGACGAGGCGATGGCACATGTGCCCGCACCTGACGATATTGTTACTGCGGTCGTTATAGATGAACACCGGAGTGCGATGGAGTAC
This window contains:
- a CDS encoding type I 3-dehydroquinate dehydratase gives rise to the protein MLYAHEFKVCVCIGNVPFDAVSGILEKVDMAEIRLDLAEFDESQMKAVFESHPNLIATCREGRHDDAGREKILKSAMEYGAAWVDIEDDAGGQWKKRMMAAVKESPARLILSRHYYTHTPPAGELRTIAGKMFDSGADVAKLACQVNSPAEAAAILGLYDGFEGLVAIGMGPLGVITRLAAPFLGAPFTFAAFGDNLPTAAGQIEYGEITSMIERISAYG
- the aroB gene encoding 3-dehydroquinate synthase produces the protein MEKITVDLHSRKSDVLVGECLGHLDKYIDGRKNFIITDKNLDRLYRKRFPSAPVFVVEPGEKSKSLETLAAISRWMLEQGADRSSFITGIGGGVVCDLAGFVASTYMRGIGFGFVATSLLAQVDASIGGKNGVNLDGYKNIIGNFTQPEFVICDVDMLLTLPENEFVCGMAEVIKHALIEDKDHFEHLGKYSTRILSRDRNEMEQIVAHSVAIKAAVVERDEREQGERRKLNLGHTWGHAVETVAGLPHGEAVAVGLAFAAGLSVSRGSLTEEERERIIRLLGMYELPVETRANPADIFDVLVKDKKREAGSLWFILMNGIGNVSIEAIGTDELKNYALNGT